The Castor canadensis chromosome 8, mCasCan1.hap1v2, whole genome shotgun sequence genome contains a region encoding:
- the Nr2c1 gene encoding nuclear receptor subfamily 2 group C member 1 isoform X2, which yields MATIEEIAHQIIEQQMSEIVTEQQTGQKIQIVTALDHNAQGKQFILTNHDGSTPPSKVILARQDSTPGKVFLTTPDAAGVNQLYFATPDLSAPHLQLLTDNSSPDQGPNKVFDLCVVCGDKASGRHYGAVTCEGCKGFFKRSIRKNLVYSCRGSKDCIINKHHRNRCQYCRLQRCIAFGMKQDSVQCERKPIEVSREKSSNCAASTEKIYIRKDLRSPLAATPTFVTDSEAARSTGLLDSGMFVNIHQSGIKTESALLMTSDKAESCQGDLSTLASVVTSLASLGKAKDLSQNNSEMPMMESLSNGDTSLCEFQQEMQTNGDVSRAFDTLAKALNPGESTACQSSVEGMEGSVHLIAGDSSINYIEKEGPLLSDSHLTMPSPMPEYLNVHYIGESASRLLFLSMHWALSIPSFQALGPENSISLVKAYWNELFTLGLAQCWQVMNVATILATFVNCLHGSLQQDKMSPERRKLLMEHIFKLQEFCNSMVKLCIDGYEYAYLKAIVLFSPDHPGLENMEQIEKFQEKAYVEFQDYITRTYPDDTYRLSRLLLRLPALRLMNATITEELFFKGLIGNVRIDSVIPHILKMEPADYNSQIIGHSI from the exons ATGGCAACTATCGAAGAAATTGCACATCAAATTATTGAACAACAGATGAGTGAG ATTGTTACAGAGCAGCAAACTGGGCAGAAAATCCAGATTGTGACAGCACTTGATCATAATGCACAAGGCAAGCAGTTCATTCTGACGAATCATGATGGCTCAACTCCTCCAAGCAAGGTCATTCTGGCCAGACAAGATTCCACTCCAGGAAAAGTTTTCCTCACAACTCCAGATGCAGCAGGTGTCAACCAGTTGTATTTTGCAACTCCTGATCTGTCTGCTCCACACCTCCAG ctcttaaCAGATAATTCTTCTCCAGACCAGGGACCAAATAAGGTTTTTGATCTTTGTGTAGTATGTGGAGACAAAGCATCAg GGCGTCATTATGGAGCAGTAACTTGTGAAGGTtgcaaaggattttttaaaagaagcatcCGAAAAAATTTAGTATATTCATGTCGGGGATCAAAGGACTGTATCATTAATAAACACCATCGGAACCGTTGTCAGTACTGCAGGCTACAGAGATGTATTGCGTTTGGAATGAAACAAGACT CTGTTCAGTGTGAAAGAAAACCCATTGAAGTGTCCCGAGAAAAATCTTCTAACTGTGCAGCTTCAACAGAGAAAATCTACATCCGAAAAGACCTTCGAAGTCCATTAGCTGCAACTCCAACTTTCGTAACAGATAGTGAAGCTGCAAG GTCAACAGGACTGTTGGATTCAGGAATGTTTGTGAATATTCATCAGTCTGGAATCAAAACTGAGTCAGCTCTGCTGATGACATCAGATAAG gctGAATCATGTCAGGGAGATTTGAGTACATTGGCCAGTGTGGTCACATCATTAGCAAGTCTTGGAAAAGCTAAAGACCTTTCTCAAAACAATAGTGAAATGCCTATGATGGAAAGCTTGAGCAATGGTGATACGTCTTTGTGTGAATTTCAGCAGGAAATGCAGACCAATGGTGATGTTTCAAG GGCATTTGACACTCTTGCAAAAGCATTGAATCCTGGAGAGAGCACAGCCTGTCAGAGCTCAGTAGAGGGCATGGAAGGAAGCGTACACCTAATTGCTGGAGATTCAAGCATTAATTACATCGAAAAAGAGGGGCCACTTCTCAGCGATTCACAT CTCACCATGCCTTCTCCTATGCCTGAGTACCTGAATGTGCACTACATTGGGGAGTCTGCCTCCAGACTGCTGTTCTTATCAATGCACTGGGCACTTTCGATTCCTTCTTTCCAGGCGCTAGG GCCAGAAAACAGCATATCATTGGTAAAAGCTTACTGGAATGAACTCTTTACTCTTGGTCTTGCCCAGTGCTGGCAAGTGATGAATGTAGCAACCATATTAGCAACATTTGTCAACTGTCTTCACGGTAGCCTTCAACAAG ataaaatgtcaccagaaaggagaaaattattgATGGAGCACATCTTCAAACTACAGGAGTTTTGTAACAGCATGGTTAAACTCTGTATTGATGGATATGAATATGCCTACCTGAAGGCAATAGTCCTCTTCAGTCCAG ACCATCCAGGCTTAGAAAACATGGAACAGATTGAGAAATTTCAGGAAAAGGCTTATGTGGAATTCCAGGATTATATAACCAGAACATATCCAGATGACACCTACAG
- the Nr2c1 gene encoding nuclear receptor subfamily 2 group C member 1 isoform X1 encodes MATIEEIAHQIIEQQMSEIVTEQQTGQKIQIVTALDHNAQGKQFILTNHDGSTPPSKVILARQDSTPGKVFLTTPDAAGVNQLYFATPDLSAPHLQLLTDNSSPDQGPNKVFDLCVVCGDKASGRHYGAVTCEGCKGFFKRSIRKNLVYSCRGSKDCIINKHHRNRCQYCRLQRCIAFGMKQDSVQCERKPIEVSREKSSNCAASTEKIYIRKDLRSPLAATPTFVTDSEAARSTGLLDSGMFVNIHQSGIKTESALLMTSDKAESCQGDLSTLASVVTSLASLGKAKDLSQNNSEMPMMESLSNGDTSLCEFQQEMQTNGDVSRAFDTLAKALNPGESTACQSSVEGMEGSVHLIAGDSSINYIEKEGPLLSDSHVAFRLTMPSPMPEYLNVHYIGESASRLLFLSMHWALSIPSFQALGPENSISLVKAYWNELFTLGLAQCWQVMNVATILATFVNCLHGSLQQDKMSPERRKLLMEHIFKLQEFCNSMVKLCIDGYEYAYLKAIVLFSPDHPGLENMEQIEKFQEKAYVEFQDYITRTYPDDTYRLSRLLLRLPALRLMNATITEELFFKGLIGNVRIDSVIPHILKMEPADYNSQIIGHSI; translated from the exons ATGGCAACTATCGAAGAAATTGCACATCAAATTATTGAACAACAGATGAGTGAG ATTGTTACAGAGCAGCAAACTGGGCAGAAAATCCAGATTGTGACAGCACTTGATCATAATGCACAAGGCAAGCAGTTCATTCTGACGAATCATGATGGCTCAACTCCTCCAAGCAAGGTCATTCTGGCCAGACAAGATTCCACTCCAGGAAAAGTTTTCCTCACAACTCCAGATGCAGCAGGTGTCAACCAGTTGTATTTTGCAACTCCTGATCTGTCTGCTCCACACCTCCAG ctcttaaCAGATAATTCTTCTCCAGACCAGGGACCAAATAAGGTTTTTGATCTTTGTGTAGTATGTGGAGACAAAGCATCAg GGCGTCATTATGGAGCAGTAACTTGTGAAGGTtgcaaaggattttttaaaagaagcatcCGAAAAAATTTAGTATATTCATGTCGGGGATCAAAGGACTGTATCATTAATAAACACCATCGGAACCGTTGTCAGTACTGCAGGCTACAGAGATGTATTGCGTTTGGAATGAAACAAGACT CTGTTCAGTGTGAAAGAAAACCCATTGAAGTGTCCCGAGAAAAATCTTCTAACTGTGCAGCTTCAACAGAGAAAATCTACATCCGAAAAGACCTTCGAAGTCCATTAGCTGCAACTCCAACTTTCGTAACAGATAGTGAAGCTGCAAG GTCAACAGGACTGTTGGATTCAGGAATGTTTGTGAATATTCATCAGTCTGGAATCAAAACTGAGTCAGCTCTGCTGATGACATCAGATAAG gctGAATCATGTCAGGGAGATTTGAGTACATTGGCCAGTGTGGTCACATCATTAGCAAGTCTTGGAAAAGCTAAAGACCTTTCTCAAAACAATAGTGAAATGCCTATGATGGAAAGCTTGAGCAATGGTGATACGTCTTTGTGTGAATTTCAGCAGGAAATGCAGACCAATGGTGATGTTTCAAG GGCATTTGACACTCTTGCAAAAGCATTGAATCCTGGAGAGAGCACAGCCTGTCAGAGCTCAGTAGAGGGCATGGAAGGAAGCGTACACCTAATTGCTGGAGATTCAAGCATTAATTACATCGAAAAAGAGGGGCCACTTCTCAGCGATTCACATGTAGCTTTCAGg CTCACCATGCCTTCTCCTATGCCTGAGTACCTGAATGTGCACTACATTGGGGAGTCTGCCTCCAGACTGCTGTTCTTATCAATGCACTGGGCACTTTCGATTCCTTCTTTCCAGGCGCTAGG GCCAGAAAACAGCATATCATTGGTAAAAGCTTACTGGAATGAACTCTTTACTCTTGGTCTTGCCCAGTGCTGGCAAGTGATGAATGTAGCAACCATATTAGCAACATTTGTCAACTGTCTTCACGGTAGCCTTCAACAAG ataaaatgtcaccagaaaggagaaaattattgATGGAGCACATCTTCAAACTACAGGAGTTTTGTAACAGCATGGTTAAACTCTGTATTGATGGATATGAATATGCCTACCTGAAGGCAATAGTCCTCTTCAGTCCAG ACCATCCAGGCTTAGAAAACATGGAACAGATTGAGAAATTTCAGGAAAAGGCTTATGTGGAATTCCAGGATTATATAACCAGAACATATCCAGATGACACCTACAG